Proteins encoded within one genomic window of Phototrophicus methaneseepsis:
- a CDS encoding GNAT family N-acetyltransferase, producing MPIKHSPLDTARFDVASARADDVTLGELPEIRRFCEQEQIQFIIARCDTSELDTVQALEADGFRLMDTMVHHVYDIGRNGLPVLEPPHPIRAYQPADRDAVLAIAKAAFEGYMGHYHADPHIEPSVADEIYADWARRETETSQVFVADQAGEVVGFITARMNNPTEGQLVLSGVSKKARGGGIYREFLKHGLHWLGEQGAERVLFVTQITNTPVQRVWGRLGCVLQRSEYTLHKWFDR from the coding sequence GTGCCGATTAAGCATTCTCCGTTAGATACAGCGCGATTTGATGTTGCCAGTGCGCGCGCTGATGATGTCACACTTGGTGAGTTGCCGGAGATTCGTCGCTTTTGCGAGCAAGAGCAGATTCAATTCATCATTGCGCGCTGCGACACAAGCGAGTTAGACACCGTCCAGGCATTAGAAGCCGATGGCTTCCGGCTGATGGATACCATGGTGCATCATGTTTATGATATCGGGCGCAATGGACTGCCCGTGTTGGAGCCGCCGCACCCCATACGAGCCTATCAACCAGCGGACCGGGATGCGGTGCTCGCCATCGCTAAAGCAGCATTTGAAGGCTATATGGGCCATTATCACGCCGACCCCCATATAGAGCCATCCGTCGCTGATGAAATCTATGCCGATTGGGCACGCCGAGAGACAGAAACCAGCCAAGTCTTCGTCGCAGATCAGGCGGGTGAGGTTGTCGGGTTCATCACAGCACGCATGAATAACCCTACAGAAGGTCAGCTCGTGTTGAGTGGCGTCTCCAAAAAGGCACGTGGCGGCGGCATCTACCGCGAATTTCTCAAACATGGGCTTCATTGGCTGGGTGAACAGGGTGCTGAACGTGTGCTTTTCGTGACGCAAATCACCAACACGCCCGTTCAACGTGTTTGGGGACGTTTAGGGTGTGTTTTGCAACGGAGCGAGTACACACTCCATAAATGGTTTGATCGCTAA
- the icd gene encoding isocitrate dehydrogenase (NADP(+)): MAYDKIVVPEVGEKITFTNGKMNVPDNPILMFIEGDGIGYDIMTASKRIWDAAVEKAYAGQRKISWMEIYSGEKAASVYDGDYMPEETFQALRDYKIGIKGPLTTPVGGGFRSLNVTLRQVLDLYSCVRPVRWFEGVPSPLKEPQDVDVVIFRENTEDIYAGIEFEAGTPENEKLAKFLREELGATGFFEGAGLGIKPVSEFGSKRLIRAAIEYAIDRGRESVTLVHKGNIQKFTEGAFQKWGYEVAKEEFPEETISWDEVAANHDGKVPEGKILIQDTIADIMFQKMLLRPREHDVIATTNLNGDYLSDALAAEVGGVGIAPGANIGDEVALFEATHGTAPKYTNLDKVNPGSLLFSGVMMLEHIGWFEAADMITKAYEKTISDKIVTYDFARQMENATEVKTSEFATAIIDRM, translated from the coding sequence ATGGCTTATGACAAGATCGTCGTGCCCGAAGTGGGCGAAAAAATTACTTTTACGAACGGTAAGATGAATGTGCCTGATAACCCGATCCTCATGTTTATTGAGGGGGATGGCATTGGCTATGATATTATGACCGCCAGCAAGCGCATCTGGGATGCGGCTGTGGAAAAGGCTTATGCTGGTCAGCGTAAAATTAGCTGGATGGAAATCTACTCCGGCGAGAAGGCCGCCAGCGTTTATGATGGTGACTATATGCCGGAAGAAACGTTCCAGGCCCTGCGCGATTATAAAATCGGCATCAAAGGCCCGCTGACGACCCCGGTAGGGGGTGGCTTCCGTAGTTTGAATGTGACGCTGCGCCAGGTGCTCGACTTGTACAGTTGCGTGCGTCCGGTGCGCTGGTTTGAAGGCGTCCCAAGCCCCTTAAAAGAGCCGCAAGATGTCGATGTCGTCATCTTCCGCGAAAATACGGAAGATATTTACGCAGGTATCGAATTTGAAGCAGGCACGCCAGAAAATGAAAAGCTCGCTAAGTTCCTGCGTGAAGAATTAGGTGCAACGGGCTTCTTCGAAGGCGCTGGTTTAGGTATCAAACCCGTCAGCGAGTTCGGCAGCAAGCGTTTAATCCGCGCTGCGATTGAATATGCTATCGACCGTGGCCGTGAATCTGTCACGCTTGTCCATAAGGGCAATATTCAGAAGTTCACTGAAGGGGCCTTCCAGAAGTGGGGTTATGAAGTCGCTAAGGAAGAATTCCCAGAAGAAACGATCAGCTGGGACGAAGTTGCAGCCAACCATGATGGTAAAGTGCCGGAAGGCAAAATCCTCATCCAGGATACGATTGCAGACATCATGTTCCAGAAGATGCTGCTGCGCCCGCGTGAACACGATGTGATTGCAACAACAAACCTGAATGGCGATTACCTCAGCGATGCGCTGGCTGCTGAAGTGGGCGGTGTGGGTATTGCCCCTGGGGCCAATATCGGTGATGAGGTTGCTCTCTTCGAAGCGACACATGGCACTGCACCTAAATACACGAATCTGGATAAAGTGAACCCTGGTTCGCTGCTGTTCAGCGGGGTGATGATGCTGGAACATATTGGTTGGTTCGAAGCAGCAGATATGATTACCAAAGCCTACGAAAAGACCATCAGCGACAAAATTGTGACGTATGACTTCGCTCGCCAGATGGAAAATGCGACGGAAGTTAAGACGAGCGAGTTCGCTACAGCGATCATCGACCGCATGTAA
- a CDS encoding carboxypeptidase M32, which translates to MTSKWQALQTRLAELHDLNMAHWILQWDQNTYMPPGGAEARASQMATLQKIRHERLTSEETARLIEEASQEIEGAPFDSLEASLVRVARDDYQYASGLPTEFVERYANATATAFDVWRKAKAAKDYSIFLPALRRVTDLKMEEAQIRGYGDGHPYDVFLDVWERGISTAEVRRIFDAQRQGLIDLLDQVESVQDRVDDSVLHQPFDIDAQRKLSKLVSTKFGFDYENWATFDEAPHPFCLQIAREDIRLTTRFRPDFLNPAFYGTLHETGHGLHGHGFAPEIDGTFLSDMESYSHAVCESQSRTWENLVGRSRAFWEWLYPQALEIFPEQFGASSPEQLYKAANKARNQFLRVEADELTYNLHIMLRFDLEVAIVEGQLKLEDAPEAWNDTFQQYFGITPADDAEGIMQDVHWSVGGMGAFNGYALGNLLAVQYYNEALKAYPDMPDRIAKGDFETLLGWLTENIYQHGRKFNAEQLTERITGTSIDAQPFVEYLKAKYTDVYGL; encoded by the coding sequence ATGACTTCCAAATGGCAAGCTCTGCAAACTCGTCTGGCCGAGCTGCATGACCTCAATATGGCGCACTGGATCCTGCAGTGGGATCAGAATACGTATATGCCGCCCGGCGGTGCAGAAGCACGTGCCTCCCAGATGGCGACTTTGCAGAAGATCCGCCATGAGCGCCTGACCAGCGAGGAGACGGCGCGCCTCATTGAAGAGGCTTCTCAGGAAATTGAAGGCGCTCCTTTTGATAGCCTTGAAGCGAGCCTGGTACGCGTGGCACGTGATGACTATCAGTATGCATCGGGCCTGCCGACTGAATTTGTGGAGCGGTACGCTAATGCTACTGCAACAGCATTTGATGTATGGCGTAAGGCAAAGGCTGCTAAAGATTATTCAATCTTCCTGCCTGCTCTGCGGCGCGTGACAGATCTCAAAATGGAAGAAGCACAAATCCGTGGTTACGGCGATGGGCACCCTTATGATGTCTTCCTGGATGTTTGGGAGCGCGGCATCAGCACGGCGGAAGTGCGCCGCATCTTTGACGCACAGCGCCAGGGCCTGATTGATCTGCTGGATCAGGTTGAATCGGTTCAGGACCGTGTGGACGATAGCGTGCTGCACCAGCCCTTCGATATTGATGCTCAGCGTAAACTCTCTAAGCTGGTTTCCACCAAGTTTGGCTTTGATTATGAAAATTGGGCCACATTTGACGAAGCACCGCATCCGTTCTGTTTGCAAATCGCACGAGAAGATATCCGCCTGACAACCCGCTTCCGGCCAGATTTTCTTAATCCGGCGTTTTATGGCACGCTGCACGAGACGGGGCATGGCCTGCATGGGCATGGCTTCGCGCCGGAGATTGACGGCACCTTCCTGTCAGATATGGAAAGTTATTCTCACGCCGTGTGTGAATCACAGTCGCGCACATGGGAAAATCTGGTTGGGCGCAGTCGCGCTTTCTGGGAATGGCTGTACCCACAGGCGTTGGAAATCTTCCCGGAGCAGTTCGGTGCATCGTCACCGGAGCAGCTCTATAAAGCGGCAAACAAGGCCCGCAACCAGTTCTTGCGCGTTGAAGCTGATGAACTGACGTATAACCTGCACATCATGCTGCGCTTCGACCTGGAAGTCGCGATTGTGGAAGGGCAGCTCAAGCTAGAGGATGCGCCGGAAGCTTGGAACGATACCTTCCAACAGTATTTTGGCATTACCCCGGCTGATGACGCTGAAGGCATTATGCAAGATGTCCATTGGAGTGTCGGCGGGATGGGCGCTTTCAATGGCTATGCATTGGGGAATTTGCTGGCTGTTCAATACTATAATGAGGCCCTCAAAGCCTATCCGGATATGCCTGATCGCATCGCAAAGGGCGACTTTGAGACGCTGCTTGGCTGGTTGACGGAGAATATCTACCAGCATGGGCGTAAATTCAATGCAGAGCAACTTACAGAGCGCATCACAGGCACTTCGATTGATGCACAACCGTTTGTCGAATATTTGAAGGCTAAGTATACAGACGTCTACGGTTTGTGA
- a CDS encoding nucleotidyltransferase domain-containing protein, with product MQTHYKTQDLPIPLEARFLIDCLKVSLQQADQDVLETYADAAIDWDYVLELTNDHLVYPLVYEALKDTFADVMPEEIRSQYQAIYMQNKLQSIVIMQELKRIVTLLADEGIMAVPVKGPLLSQVYPEPSLRSVGDLDISIARNQIERAVDILMANGYVKAVDMSAGQERLWIETRQGYELDHPDLNVSLDIHSDITSGRSPIMLPRKQMLKYLQEVQIDDVTMHVPTLEYLFFFLCIHGTKHLWMQFKSLCDLSQFLFHYENRLDWRWIRKMARRRSGEKMIYLSLYMCERIFNAPVPAEVRADYPDEIIAIGDRLIESWLFVPGCTRFEITKIKLTLLGNVMNQLDYFLRLVWIPQKHNMPNLPEQAAYYPVYYVIRPFQLAWNMLFKEENKMFSTWTE from the coding sequence ATGCAAACCCACTATAAAACTCAGGACCTGCCGATACCGCTCGAAGCGCGTTTTCTCATAGATTGCTTGAAAGTGAGCTTGCAACAAGCGGATCAAGATGTTCTGGAGACATATGCGGATGCTGCCATCGATTGGGATTATGTCCTCGAACTAACGAATGATCACTTGGTGTATCCCCTTGTCTATGAAGCCCTCAAAGACACATTCGCTGACGTGATGCCAGAAGAAATTCGCTCGCAGTATCAAGCGATCTATATGCAGAATAAGCTGCAATCGATTGTGATAATGCAAGAATTGAAGCGCATTGTGACGTTGCTGGCTGATGAAGGTATTATGGCGGTACCAGTCAAGGGGCCGCTGCTTTCCCAGGTTTATCCTGAACCTTCTTTGCGCTCAGTAGGGGACCTGGATATCAGCATTGCACGTAACCAGATTGAACGTGCTGTTGATATTTTGATGGCAAATGGCTATGTCAAAGCTGTCGATATGTCTGCTGGGCAGGAAAGGCTCTGGATTGAAACTAGACAGGGCTATGAACTGGATCATCCTGATTTGAATGTGTCGTTGGATATCCACTCGGATATTACCTCCGGGCGCTCACCTATCATGCTGCCTCGCAAACAGATGTTGAAATATCTGCAGGAAGTGCAGATCGACGATGTGACGATGCATGTGCCCACGTTGGAATATCTATTTTTCTTCTTGTGTATTCACGGCACCAAGCATCTGTGGATGCAGTTTAAATCGCTATGTGATTTGTCGCAGTTCTTGTTTCATTATGAGAATCGCCTGGATTGGCGCTGGATACGGAAGATGGCGCGCAGGCGTAGTGGCGAGAAGATGATTTACCTGAGCTTGTATATGTGCGAACGCATTTTTAATGCCCCTGTGCCTGCAGAGGTTCGCGCTGATTATCCTGATGAGATTATTGCTATTGGGGATCGTCTGATTGAATCGTGGTTATTTGTGCCAGGATGCACACGCTTTGAAATTACCAAGATTAAACTGACTTTGCTGGGGAATGTCATGAACCAGTTAGATTATTTCCTGCGTCTGGTATGGATCCCTCAGAAGCATAATATGCCTAATTTGCCTGAGCAAGCAGCTTATTACCCTGTCTATTATGTGATCCGGCCGTTCCAACTGGCCTGGAATATGCTCTTCAAAGAAGAGAATAAGATGTTCTCAACCTGGACCGAGTAG
- the rffA gene encoding dTDP-4-amino-4,6-dideoxygalactose transaminase, translating into MDYKIPFNKPAIMGEEMAYIKQAVDNGHISGDGPFSKKIHALLQETFNVPKTLLTTSCTHALEMSAILLDTQPGDEVIVPSFTFVSTVNAFVLRGAKPIFADVRADTKNLDETQLEKLITPRTKAIVPVHYAGVPCEMDAIMAIANKHDIAVVEDNAQGLFGTYRGQWLGTFGAMSAVSFHETKNIQCGEGGALFINDERYIERAEILREKGTNRSRYFRGQVDKYTWVDIGSSYLPSDMLAAYLLAQLEAKDTIFEARKHIWHTYDQALCAWAEEHAVEQPFVPNHVQQTYHMYYIVLPSLDVRSRLIEHLKERGIVAVFHYQPLHLSQMGQQYGGQIGDCPVTESVSDRLLRLPFYNTMTPSEQNEVIEALQSFNAW; encoded by the coding sequence ATGGATTACAAAATTCCATTTAACAAACCCGCCATCATGGGCGAAGAAATGGCCTACATCAAGCAGGCTGTTGATAATGGGCATATCAGCGGCGACGGGCCCTTCAGCAAAAAAATACATGCCCTGCTGCAAGAAACGTTCAACGTGCCCAAAACTCTACTGACGACAAGCTGTACCCACGCGCTCGAAATGTCCGCCATTTTGCTGGATACGCAACCGGGCGATGAAGTGATTGTGCCATCGTTTACTTTCGTCAGCACCGTGAACGCTTTCGTCTTACGTGGCGCGAAGCCTATCTTCGCGGATGTACGTGCAGACACAAAAAACCTCGATGAAACACAGCTCGAAAAGCTCATTACCCCACGTACAAAGGCAATCGTACCCGTGCATTATGCGGGCGTGCCCTGCGAAATGGATGCCATCATGGCTATCGCCAACAAGCATGACATCGCCGTTGTTGAGGATAATGCTCAAGGATTATTTGGCACTTATCGCGGACAGTGGCTCGGCACATTCGGCGCTATGTCAGCGGTCAGCTTCCATGAGACGAAGAATATCCAATGCGGTGAAGGTGGTGCCCTCTTCATCAATGATGAGCGCTATATTGAACGCGCAGAAATCCTACGAGAAAAAGGCACCAACCGCAGCCGTTACTTCCGCGGCCAGGTCGATAAGTATACCTGGGTCGATATTGGCTCAAGCTACCTGCCCTCGGATATGCTGGCAGCTTATTTGCTCGCCCAGCTAGAAGCCAAGGATACGATCTTCGAGGCTCGCAAACACATCTGGCACACTTATGACCAAGCCCTTTGCGCCTGGGCGGAAGAGCATGCCGTTGAACAGCCCTTTGTGCCCAATCATGTGCAACAGACCTACCACATGTACTACATTGTGCTGCCCTCGCTGGATGTGCGCTCACGCCTGATCGAGCATCTGAAAGAACGTGGCATCGTGGCTGTTTTCCATTATCAGCCCCTGCATCTCTCACAGATGGGCCAGCAATATGGTGGGCAGATCGGCGACTGCCCGGTTACGGAATCCGTCAGTGATCGCCTGCTGAGGCTGCCCTTCTACAATACAATGACGCCAAGTGAACAAAATGAGGTCATAGAGGCACTCCAGAGCTTTAATGCCTGGTAA
- a CDS encoding glycosyltransferase family 2 protein, with product MMVSLSIIVPVYNSEQSIGKLADALADVLPTVANEYELIMVEDDSRDASWQAVEAITKKYDWAQGIKLMRNYGQHNAILCGIRTAQYDIIATMDDDLQHPPEELHLLLDKLAEGYDVVYGSPQAQPHGLLRGLASRVTKYFLQQTMGADVAREASAFRVFRTQLRDAFENYNEPNVIIDVLLTWATKRFAAVRVTHRPRPYGESNYSINKLVNHAFNMMTGFSTVPLRLASLLGLLMTIFGMVLLFYVLVVRLIIFGWQSEVPGFTFLASMIAIFSGAQMFAIGIIGEYLARMHFRLMNKPTYIVRERVGQPQDVPPATEQNTHPTLEPSRAD from the coding sequence ATGATGGTATCTCTTTCTATTATTGTACCGGTCTATAACAGCGAACAAAGCATCGGCAAGTTAGCGGACGCGCTGGCGGACGTCTTGCCTACCGTGGCTAACGAATACGAACTCATCATGGTTGAAGATGATAGCCGTGATGCAAGCTGGCAAGCCGTAGAAGCCATTACAAAAAAATATGACTGGGCACAGGGCATCAAATTGATGCGCAATTATGGGCAGCATAATGCGATCTTATGTGGCATCCGCACTGCACAGTATGACATCATCGCAACGATGGACGATGATTTACAGCATCCGCCGGAAGAATTACACCTCCTGCTGGATAAACTGGCAGAAGGCTATGATGTCGTCTATGGCAGCCCACAGGCACAGCCGCACGGCTTGCTGCGAGGGCTTGCATCCCGTGTGACCAAGTATTTTTTGCAGCAGACGATGGGGGCCGATGTCGCCCGCGAGGCCAGCGCCTTCCGGGTTTTCCGTACTCAACTACGCGATGCCTTCGAAAATTACAACGAACCCAATGTCATCATTGATGTGCTGCTCACCTGGGCGACAAAACGATTTGCCGCCGTACGCGTGACGCACCGACCTCGTCCCTATGGGGAATCCAATTATTCGATCAATAAGCTCGTCAATCATGCATTTAACATGATGACAGGCTTCAGCACAGTGCCGCTGCGTCTAGCCAGTTTGCTTGGCTTGCTAATGACGATTTTCGGCATGGTCCTCTTATTTTACGTGCTGGTTGTGCGCCTGATTATCTTTGGCTGGCAGTCGGAAGTGCCCGGTTTTACGTTTCTGGCTTCTATGATCGCCATTTTTAGCGGTGCCCAGATGTTCGCTATCGGCATCATCGGTGAATATCTGGCGCGGATGCACTTCCGCTTGATGAACAAACCCACTTATATCGTCCGCGAGCGCGTCGGCCAGCCACAAGATGTCCCACCCGCCACTGAACAAAACACTCATCCCACACTGGAGCCTTCCCGTGCCGATTAA